One region of Jonesiaceae bacterium BS-20 genomic DNA includes:
- a CDS encoding RDD family protein yields MDEQIIIGEGVVLDARPASFATRGLAFAIDILGILAIIFIVSYWLSSTSIFLGDLSNALAIAIVVFFIVILPTGVESLSHGRSLGKWAMGLQVVRDDGGPVTVRHSFIRALVGVGELWLTTGAVALITSLINPRGKRLGDLLAGTFVIRIRGGGPRSATIVMPPHLARWATATDMAQLPDGLALSCRQFLGRTNTLHAGSRQQMAQDFAGQLATKVAPLPPAGTHPEDFIAAVILERSRREQQSEANRQEYAGQLQAQLQALPYGIQNPEN; encoded by the coding sequence ATGGACGAGCAGATCATCATTGGTGAGGGCGTGGTTCTCGATGCCCGCCCCGCTTCCTTTGCAACCCGCGGCTTGGCATTTGCCATAGATATCCTTGGCATTTTGGCAATTATTTTCATCGTCAGTTATTGGTTGTCTTCTACCTCGATCTTCCTCGGCGATCTCTCAAACGCACTTGCGATTGCCATAGTCGTATTTTTCATCGTCATTTTGCCTACCGGTGTGGAATCGTTGTCCCACGGACGCTCACTCGGCAAGTGGGCAATGGGCTTGCAGGTGGTGCGCGATGACGGCGGTCCGGTAACCGTGCGGCACAGTTTTATCCGGGCCCTGGTCGGTGTGGGCGAACTTTGGTTGACCACCGGTGCGGTTGCCCTGATTACCTCGCTCATTAACCCACGCGGCAAGCGGTTAGGTGATCTGTTGGCGGGCACCTTTGTCATCCGGATTCGCGGCGGTGGCCCACGCAGCGCCACGATCGTCATGCCACCCCACCTGGCCAGGTGGGCCACGGCAACGGATATGGCTCAATTACCCGATGGGTTGGCGTTGTCCTGCCGTCAGTTCTTGGGGCGGACCAATACCTTGCATGCAGGGTCCCGTCAGCAGATGGCCCAGGACTTTGCTGGTCAGCTTGCAACCAAGGTTGCCCCGCTGCCACCGGCCGGAACCCACCCGGAAGACTTCATTGCGGCCGTCATCTTAGAGCGTTCGCGCCGCGAACAACAGAGCGAAGCCAACCGCCAGGAGTACGCGGGCCAGCTCCAAGCACAGTTGCAGGCTTTGCCTTACGGGATCCAAAACCCCGAAAACTAG
- a CDS encoding Fic family protein: protein MIATLAPRATPDVEELAQEAEDELHRFDSEHGEKMRGFAPILLRSEAAASSQIENLTASARQIFTAELGGTGKRNASEIVANTRSMERAISLSADLSPNSMAQMHHVLMQDQAHHTPGEIRDQPVWIGKNASSPVGAVYVAPDYKRVPNLLTDLAVFSQRYDIPALVQVAVAHAQFETIHPFSDGNGRTGRALAQAMLRRRRLTRNIAVPVSAGLLVDVAGYHQSLTEYRDGDVSPIVKSFASAALRAVPNGKRLIADIDAIGDQWNLMIKARAGSAKRRLVGYALHQPVFTAEMAATAIGVSLTNVYRDLRDLQEQGFLAMKAEHRGPTAWRQQEVLDAVDAFALRAGRWDGAPT, encoded by the coding sequence ATGATTGCTACTCTTGCGCCTCGCGCAACACCTGATGTTGAAGAGCTCGCACAAGAAGCTGAAGATGAACTTCACCGCTTCGACTCCGAGCACGGTGAGAAAATGCGTGGATTCGCGCCGATCCTATTGAGATCCGAAGCAGCGGCATCGTCGCAGATCGAGAATCTCACCGCATCTGCACGTCAGATATTCACCGCAGAGCTTGGCGGCACCGGCAAGCGTAATGCATCTGAAATTGTTGCAAATACTAGAAGCATGGAACGAGCAATCAGCCTTTCAGCAGATCTTTCTCCCAACTCCATGGCGCAGATGCATCACGTTCTCATGCAAGACCAAGCACACCATACCCCCGGAGAAATTCGCGATCAGCCGGTTTGGATTGGGAAAAACGCCTCCAGTCCGGTTGGCGCAGTCTACGTGGCTCCAGACTATAAACGGGTGCCCAATCTACTTACCGATCTAGCTGTGTTCTCACAGCGATATGACATTCCAGCACTGGTACAGGTCGCGGTTGCACACGCTCAATTCGAAACTATTCACCCATTTTCTGACGGCAATGGGCGCACCGGACGCGCACTGGCTCAGGCAATGTTGCGCCGCCGGCGGTTGACGCGCAATATCGCGGTTCCGGTATCCGCGGGTCTGCTGGTTGACGTAGCCGGATACCACCAGTCACTGACGGAATACCGAGATGGTGATGTGAGTCCAATCGTCAAAAGTTTTGCATCAGCCGCCTTGCGAGCGGTGCCCAACGGCAAGCGTCTCATCGCCGATATTGATGCGATTGGTGATCAATGGAATCTCATGATCAAAGCACGTGCAGGGAGCGCAAAACGTCGGCTCGTTGGGTACGCCTTGCACCAGCCGGTATTTACCGCAGAAATGGCCGCCACTGCAATTGGTGTAAGTTTGACAAACGTTTACCGTGACCTACGCGATTTACAAGAACAGGGGTTTCTTGCAATGAAGGCCGAGCACAGAGGGCCTACTGCGTGGCGTCAGCAGGAAGTGCTTGATGCAGTCGATGCATTCGCGTTGCGAGCAGGGCGGTGGGACGGCGCACCCACCTGA
- a CDS encoding stage II sporulation protein M, whose protein sequence is MDFDAFTAVHRDQWKRLNTLSRTRRLTGAQADELIGLYQTVATHLSVVRSSAPDPALISELSLTLARARTRISGSHDPQWYTIKDFFLRQVPAAFYRVRWWAHAVTAACLLVAVVMGIWVATSPAGLETMGTESDRLEYVNNAFASYYEPGFDFAAVVWTNNAWIAAQCVAFGVTGLWPIWVMAQNAIMVGSIGGMMAHYGELGLFLKLIAPHGLLELTAIFVAGGAGLKLFWAWVAPGTKPRSVALAQEGRTLILVAVGLVFVLGLSGIVEGFVTGSAMVWWLKIIIGAIALAMFWAYVYILGRKAVAQGITGDLESHQGGYTKLYAA, encoded by the coding sequence GTGGATTTCGATGCCTTTACCGCCGTACACCGCGACCAATGGAAACGACTCAATACGCTGAGCCGTACCCGCAGGCTCACCGGAGCCCAAGCGGACGAGCTCATTGGGCTGTACCAAACGGTTGCGACGCACCTTTCGGTTGTGCGCTCAAGTGCACCCGACCCGGCGTTAATCTCCGAGTTATCCCTGACCCTTGCACGTGCTCGTACCCGAATCTCGGGCAGTCACGATCCGCAGTGGTACACGATCAAAGACTTCTTCCTGCGTCAGGTCCCGGCCGCGTTCTACCGGGTGCGGTGGTGGGCTCACGCTGTTACCGCGGCCTGCTTACTTGTCGCCGTGGTCATGGGGATTTGGGTGGCCACCTCCCCGGCAGGGCTGGAAACCATGGGAACCGAGAGTGACCGGCTCGAATACGTCAACAATGCGTTTGCCAGCTACTACGAACCCGGGTTCGACTTCGCCGCCGTGGTGTGGACCAACAACGCCTGGATTGCGGCCCAATGCGTGGCCTTTGGGGTCACGGGACTGTGGCCCATCTGGGTCATGGCCCAAAACGCAATCATGGTTGGATCCATCGGCGGCATGATGGCCCACTACGGTGAGCTGGGACTGTTCCTCAAACTCATTGCCCCGCACGGTCTGCTCGAACTCACGGCCATTTTTGTGGCCGGAGGAGCCGGATTGAAACTCTTTTGGGCCTGGGTCGCGCCCGGGACCAAACCGCGTTCCGTCGCGCTTGCCCAAGAAGGCCGCACCCTCATCTTAGTCGCGGTGGGGCTGGTCTTTGTCCTTGGCCTATCCGGCATTGTTGAAGGCTTTGTTACCGGCTCGGCTATGGTCTGGTGGCTCAAGATTATTATTGGTGCAATCGCCCTAGCAATGTTCTGGGCCTACGTATACATTCTGGGACGCAAAGCCGTGGCCCAAGGCATCACCGGTGACCTCGAAAGCCACCAGGGCGGGTATACCAAGCTGTACGCTGCCTAA
- a CDS encoding RES domain-containing protein has translation MDLPLLCSSTGLALIRPTTDPCVRISKASFPPLEAIYRGRQEEEINYARYNRFDTTGGRTLYLSASAQTAFAEVLAPFRVQISKLGGLAKDAQSLGVSTEELLELIQSDWLEQGHMATGLVPVSWREERQIHLVAPPIRGFWIDVESPYSISAISRLLQNPKNSWVTSELGKLGVNELDTGLLRGPNRQATVILSSLLRTTRLQDGNIPLDLVYESKHGLGRCFATYYDHHKDVEGTEGEHPKIISSLPISSFHPDLVAVAKLFGLRVL, from the coding sequence ATGGATTTGCCTCTGCTTTGCTCATCGACAGGACTTGCGTTAATAAGGCCCACAACGGATCCTTGTGTCCGGATCAGCAAAGCTAGCTTTCCTCCTCTTGAAGCTATCTATCGAGGGCGCCAAGAGGAGGAAATAAACTATGCTCGTTACAACCGATTTGATACAACCGGCGGGCGCACTCTATACCTTTCAGCCTCCGCACAAACAGCATTCGCTGAAGTCCTCGCGCCATTTAGAGTTCAGATTTCAAAACTCGGTGGGTTAGCTAAAGATGCACAATCCCTCGGGGTTTCTACTGAAGAACTCCTAGAACTTATTCAAAGTGATTGGCTAGAACAAGGCCATATGGCAACAGGCCTAGTTCCCGTAAGCTGGCGCGAAGAACGTCAAATTCACCTAGTAGCTCCTCCCATACGTGGCTTTTGGATTGACGTAGAGTCACCGTATTCCATCTCAGCAATTTCTAGGCTGCTACAAAACCCTAAGAATTCTTGGGTAACTTCTGAATTGGGAAAACTTGGTGTCAACGAACTAGATACGGGCCTACTTCGTGGCCCTAACCGCCAAGCAACAGTTATCCTGTCTTCTTTACTGCGAACGACCAGGCTCCAAGACGGAAATATTCCTTTAGATTTAGTTTATGAGAGCAAGCATGGGCTCGGGCGATGTTTTGCTACGTATTACGATCACCATAAAGACGTAGAAGGAACCGAAGGGGAGCACCCAAAAATTATTAGCAGCTTACCTATTTCCTCATTCCATCCTGATTTAGTTGCCGTTGCAAAATTATTTGGCCTACGAGTACTCTGA